A DNA window from Maribellus comscasis contains the following coding sequences:
- a CDS encoding RagB/SusD family nutrient uptake outer membrane protein yields the protein MKKLKYLIFSILTLFIISSCDTLDIENIYDYNADLVWDDESLVEAYMANVYAEVFGNWSSSADQKTQQLAGIHFYLDRITITNSEYKLWDYTTIRLINEAIVNVTDGNLSQEAKDNVIGQAKFLRAYVYFNMVKYHGGIPYIKIPQDREADDLYVERNSTGECFDFIIEDLDDAIGLLPEQISSSSSDFGKIDGCFATAFKAKVLLYKASPQFNPGNPWDNNYWDEAYTANEAAYSKLKNLGYALTQNYEDIFLVERGPEVVFSVINTYPNKTASWDHGVRPGSESRGNASACPTWEFVQEFPMKDGKLYNDPSGKYYKTDEEFQQSYWENRDPRFDKSIVWNASIYEVSNKSGNRQYTSLGIADVLDDFGTNPAANTNSTNLDRYSGFFIRKASDLSLLQSEVQQYDIDYIVMRFAEVMLNYAETANETGHQDVALAILKEIRERAGIEAGDDSNYGITATTTEEIREAILAERNIEFCFEGSYFWDLRRLRMLDRLDGKTKHGIEAIAINADDSEMPIATAKALADNNELTEADFKYITWQIPFTGVKVTSLPEKYYFFPIQQSVIDLNSNIEQNAEWGGTFEPTL from the coding sequence ATGAAAAAATTAAAATATTTAATATTTAGCATTTTAACACTGTTTATAATAAGCAGTTGTGATACACTCGATATTGAAAACATATACGATTACAATGCGGACCTTGTGTGGGACGATGAGTCTCTGGTAGAAGCATATATGGCTAATGTTTACGCTGAAGTATTTGGAAACTGGTCATCTTCAGCCGATCAAAAAACACAACAATTAGCTGGCATTCACTTTTATCTTGACAGAATTACCATCACAAACAGCGAATACAAACTTTGGGATTATACTACCATTCGGCTAATTAATGAGGCCATTGTAAACGTTACAGACGGAAATCTGTCTCAGGAAGCAAAAGATAATGTTATAGGGCAGGCTAAATTCCTGCGCGCCTACGTTTACTTTAATATGGTTAAGTACCACGGTGGTATTCCGTATATAAAAATTCCGCAGGACAGAGAAGCTGACGATTTATATGTAGAAAGAAATTCAACCGGCGAATGTTTCGATTTTATAATCGAAGATTTAGACGATGCAATTGGTCTCCTTCCTGAACAAATTTCAAGTTCGTCAAGCGATTTTGGTAAAATTGACGGCTGTTTTGCCACCGCTTTTAAGGCAAAAGTTCTGCTTTACAAAGCATCTCCGCAATTTAACCCGGGCAACCCATGGGACAACAATTACTGGGATGAAGCTTATACAGCAAACGAAGCTGCTTATTCTAAACTTAAAAATCTGGGATACGCGCTCACTCAAAACTATGAAGATATCTTTTTGGTAGAACGGGGGCCTGAAGTAGTATTCTCTGTAATAAATACTTACCCCAACAAAACGGCCAGTTGGGATCATGGTGTTCGTCCGGGTTCTGAAAGCCGGGGAAATGCCAGCGCTTGTCCAACCTGGGAATTTGTTCAGGAATTTCCAATGAAAGACGGTAAATTATACAATGACCCTAGTGGCAAATACTATAAAACCGATGAAGAATTTCAGCAAAGTTATTGGGAAAACAGGGATCCACGATTCGACAAATCGATAGTGTGGAATGCTTCAATTTATGAAGTATCAAACAAATCTGGCAACCGTCAGTATACGTCACTCGGAATCGCAGATGTTTTAGACGATTTTGGAACAAATCCGGCGGCTAATACCAACTCAACAAACCTTGACCGCTACAGTGGATTTTTTATTCGCAAGGCCAGCGACCTCTCGTTGTTACAGTCTGAAGTTCAGCAATATGACATTGACTATATCGTTATGCGTTTTGCTGAAGTAATGTTAAACTATGCTGAAACAGCCAACGAAACAGGGCATCAGGATGTTGCCCTTGCAATTCTGAAAGAAATTCGCGAACGCGCAGGAATTGAAGCCGGAGACGACAGTAATTACGGAATTACTGCAACAACCACGGAAGAAATAAGGGAAGCAATACTTGCCGAAAGAAATATCGAATTTTGTTTTGAAGGAAGTTATTTCTGGGACTTGCGCCGTTTAAGAATGCTTGACCGCCTGGATGGGAAAACCAAACATGGAATTGAAGCTATCGCTATTAATGCTGACGACTCGGAAATGCCAATTGCCACGGCAAAGGCGCTCGCCGACAATAATGAACTCACCGAAGCTGATTTTAAATATATCACATGGCAAATACCTTTTACAGGGGTAAAGGTGACTTCACTCCCGGAAAAATACTATTTCTTTCCGATTCAACAGTCGGTTATCGATTTGAATAGTAATATCGAACAAAATGCGGAATGGGGAGGAACTTTTGAACCAACTCTATAG
- a CDS encoding 3-keto-disaccharide hydrolase — MRNFWNFVLILTAATAFSCSSSAKKSDKQEESDIIQIEQKTDEEWEMLFDGKSIAKWEKFSGGEVTGWKIIDGELHNSGVGSDHGGDIITKKEYENFELFVEWKVSPQSNSGIFYHVQKGVTEKIYESGPEYQLIDGKGWPTKIADNQYTASNYSMQAPEGAEVKPVEEWNTTRIVVQNPHVEHWLNGKKVVEYELWSDEWKAQKAAGKWKDAEHYGMAKKGHIGLQDHGGLTIFRVIKIKEL, encoded by the coding sequence ATGAGAAATTTTTGGAATTTCGTTCTGATTCTTACAGCTGCAACTGCATTTTCCTGTTCTTCCTCCGCTAAAAAGTCGGACAAACAGGAGGAGAGCGACATAATACAGATAGAACAAAAAACCGATGAAGAATGGGAGATGCTTTTTGATGGAAAAAGTATAGCCAAATGGGAAAAATTTAGTGGTGGCGAAGTGACCGGCTGGAAAATTATCGATGGAGAGTTACACAATTCAGGTGTAGGCTCCGACCATGGTGGAGACATCATTACAAAAAAAGAATATGAAAATTTTGAGCTTTTTGTGGAATGGAAGGTTTCACCTCAAAGCAATTCGGGAATTTTCTACCACGTTCAAAAAGGTGTCACCGAAAAAATTTACGAGTCGGGACCAGAATACCAGTTAATTGACGGAAAAGGCTGGCCAACTAAAATTGCCGACAACCAATATACTGCTTCCAACTATTCCATGCAGGCACCGGAAGGAGCAGAAGTAAAACCTGTTGAAGAATGGAACACAACACGAATTGTTGTTCAAAACCCACATGTTGAACACTGGCTAAATGGGAAAAAAGTAGTAGAATACGAGCTTTGGAGCGATGAATGGAAAGCACAAAAAGCAGCCGGAAAGTGGAAAGATGCAGAACATTACGGAATGGCTAAAAAAGGCCACATCGGGTTACAGGATCATGGCGGACTAACAATATTCCGTGTTATAAAAATAAAAGAGTTATAG
- the serA gene encoding phosphoglycerate dehydrogenase, whose amino-acid sequence MAKKFSLDKKYIKILLLEGIHSSSVESLKASGYSNVEYLKTALDEEELIQKIKDVHMIGIRSRTQLSEKILKKAKKLFAIGCFSIGTNQVDLHSAKQMGIPVFNAPFSNTRSVAELVIAEAILLMRGIPSKNAAAHRGEWQKTAKNAYEVRDKNLGIVGYGHIGSQVSILAESLGMNVYYYDIEKKLSLGKAVACSSLNELLRISDVVTLHVPQTENTRKMISTVQIAKMKKGALLINASRGTVIDYPALAEALKSGHLSGAAADVFPKEPASNNEKFVSELQEFDNVILTPHIGGSTSEAQENIGMEVTEKLIRYSDNGSTIGAVNFPQVSLLPNREKQRFLHIHKNVPGILKEINDVFTSKEINIASQYLQTDTDIGYVIIDTESEISNTILKELKKIPNTIKARMLY is encoded by the coding sequence ATGGCAAAAAAGTTTTCGCTCGACAAAAAATACATTAAAATTCTTTTGCTCGAAGGCATACACAGTTCTTCGGTAGAAAGTTTAAAAGCTTCTGGTTATTCTAACGTGGAATACCTGAAAACAGCGCTTGATGAAGAGGAATTAATTCAGAAAATTAAGGATGTACACATGATTGGCATTCGCTCGAGAACCCAGCTTTCGGAAAAAATCCTAAAAAAAGCCAAAAAATTGTTTGCCATAGGTTGTTTTAGCATTGGTACAAACCAGGTAGATTTACACTCTGCCAAACAAATGGGAATTCCGGTTTTTAATGCACCATTTTCAAACACCCGTTCGGTCGCGGAATTGGTGATTGCCGAAGCTATTTTACTGATGCGCGGAATACCTTCAAAAAATGCTGCTGCACACCGGGGTGAATGGCAAAAAACAGCAAAAAATGCCTACGAAGTGCGTGATAAGAATCTGGGGATTGTAGGTTACGGACACATTGGTTCACAAGTTTCTATCTTGGCCGAATCACTGGGAATGAATGTGTATTATTACGACATTGAAAAAAAGCTGAGTCTTGGAAAAGCGGTAGCCTGCTCATCTTTAAACGAACTCCTGCGGATTTCGGATGTGGTCACTCTCCACGTTCCGCAAACCGAAAACACACGGAAAATGATTTCAACTGTCCAGATCGCAAAAATGAAAAAAGGAGCGCTGCTTATCAATGCTTCCCGCGGAACAGTTATTGACTACCCCGCGCTGGCGGAAGCGTTAAAATCAGGTCATCTTTCAGGGGCAGCCGCCGACGTTTTTCCAAAAGAACCGGCTTCGAACAACGAAAAATTTGTTTCTGAGTTACAGGAATTTGACAATGTAATTTTGACGCCACACATCGGGGGAAGTACCTCTGAAGCCCAGGAAAATATCGGGATGGAAGTAACCGAGAAACTGATTCGATACAGCGATAACGGCTCAACCATTGGCGCCGTAAACTTTCCGCAGGTTTCGCTGCTTCCAAACCGGGAAAAACAGCGCTTCCTGCATATTCACAAAAATGTACCCGGAATTCTAAAAGAAATAAACGATGTGTTCACCTCAAAAGAAATAAATATTGCCTCCCAATATCTACAAACCGATACCGACATTGGTTATGTAATTATCGATACGGAGAGTGAAATAAGTAATACCATTTTAAAAGAATTAAAAAAAATACCGAATACAATAAAAGCGAGGATGTTGTATTGA
- a CDS encoding DUF6265 family protein, whose translation MKKICLFLFSFVFFAPLIDAQEKFPNTMFYDTSVGSPNATLDDVAWVQGHWKGEAFGGIAEEIWSPPLGGSMMCVFRLLVNDEVNFYEICTLVEEKETLVLRLKHFHSDLKAWEEKNETVDFKLVKVTPGKVFFDGFTFERISDNEINLYVLIDSHGEKSEVKFNYHRVVK comes from the coding sequence ATGAAAAAAATATGCCTCTTTTTGTTCTCTTTTGTGTTTTTTGCACCCCTAATCGATGCACAGGAAAAATTTCCAAACACTATGTTTTACGATACCTCAGTTGGTTCTCCAAATGCAACATTAGATGATGTTGCCTGGGTTCAGGGACACTGGAAGGGAGAAGCGTTTGGCGGAATTGCGGAAGAAATATGGTCTCCCCCTCTTGGCGGTTCAATGATGTGTGTTTTCCGGCTGCTTGTAAACGATGAAGTGAATTTCTATGAAATTTGTACACTTGTTGAAGAAAAGGAAACACTTGTTCTTCGGTTAAAACACTTTCATTCCGATTTAAAAGCCTGGGAAGAAAAAAATGAAACCGTTGATTTTAAACTGGTAAAAGTTACTCCTGGCAAAGTTTTTTTTGATGGTTTTACTTTTGAACGAATTAGTGACAATGAAATAAACTTGTATGTGCTTATTGACAGCCATGGAGAAAAATCAGAAGTTAAATTCAATTATCACCGGGTTGTAAAATAA
- a CDS encoding shikimate kinase, which yields MPEKTIFLLIGQKGSGKSFIGNLFDKHFYIPFIRVEDWAKNRIRKRKPDDDAYIQEVFLAIENGIRKEMQKKQKLVFESLGLSAAFETMLNKLKSDFEVITIKIKADPQICLARVKTRDQSIHVNISDKQVEKINKQFLATNSDTDFVIENNSKSSFEIINEIETILNSLNQKK from the coding sequence ATGCCCGAAAAAACCATTTTTCTTCTCATTGGCCAAAAAGGAAGCGGCAAATCTTTTATTGGAAATCTGTTTGACAAGCATTTTTATATTCCTTTTATACGCGTGGAAGATTGGGCAAAAAATAGAATCAGGAAAAGGAAACCGGATGATGATGCTTATATTCAGGAAGTTTTTTTAGCTATTGAAAATGGCATTCGCAAAGAAATGCAGAAAAAACAAAAATTGGTATTTGAATCTCTTGGATTAAGTGCCGCTTTTGAAACCATGCTAAACAAATTAAAAAGTGATTTTGAGGTAATAACAATAAAAATTAAGGCTGATCCTCAAATTTGCCTGGCCAGAGTGAAAACCCGCGACCAATCCATTCACGTAAATATTTCCGACAAACAAGTGGAAAAAATTAACAAACAATTCCTGGCAACAAATTCAGACACTGATTTTGTTATTGAAAACAATTCAAAAAGTAGCTTTGAAATTATAAATGAAATTGAAACAATTTTGAATTCTTTGAACCAAAAAAAATAA
- a CDS encoding nucleotidyltransferase domain-containing protein, which translates to MIQKQFAEKAVEKLKTDPQVLGLAAGGSYITNELDEFSDLDLVLITKEKISGQKEKMLEYASKMGQFIDGFTGEHVGEPRVLICLFDNPLLHVDIKFVTAEEFKERVENPVILWERENTLSQIIKTTEASWPKLDFQWIEDRFWIWVHYITLKIGRGEYFEALDSISYLRMNVISPLLQIKNNQLPKGMRKVEFNFEKADFNNLKKTVPEYEISSIIRSLEKEIELYNELRKKLYPGDVVLKNELQKKVMEYFTKIKTKVQATDEK; encoded by the coding sequence ATGATACAAAAACAATTTGCCGAAAAAGCGGTTGAAAAACTAAAAACCGATCCGCAGGTGTTAGGGCTTGCAGCCGGCGGTTCATACATCACCAACGAACTGGATGAATTTTCAGATTTGGATCTGGTTTTAATTACCAAAGAAAAAATTTCGGGGCAGAAGGAAAAGATGCTTGAATATGCTTCAAAAATGGGTCAGTTTATCGACGGATTTACAGGTGAACATGTTGGTGAACCACGGGTATTGATTTGCCTGTTTGACAATCCTCTTTTGCATGTGGATATTAAATTTGTTACCGCCGAGGAATTCAAAGAGCGCGTTGAAAACCCGGTCATACTCTGGGAAAGAGAGAATACTCTTTCCCAAATAATAAAAACCACAGAAGCCAGCTGGCCCAAACTCGATTTTCAGTGGATTGAAGATCGTTTCTGGATTTGGGTTCATTACATCACATTAAAAATTGGCCGGGGTGAATATTTTGAAGCACTCGATTCCATTTCTTATTTGAGAATGAATGTAATATCTCCTTTACTACAAATAAAAAATAACCAGCTCCCAAAAGGGATGCGAAAGGTTGAATTTAATTTTGAAAAAGCAGATTTTAACAACCTGAAAAAAACGGTTCCGGAATATGAAATTTCCTCAATAATACGTTCTTTGGAAAAAGAAATTGAACTTTACAACGAGCTTCGGAAAAAACTATATCCGGGAGATGTTGTTCTAAAAAATGAACTTCAAAAGAAGGTGATGGAATACTTCACAAAAATTAAAACAAAAGTGCAGGCGACCGATGAAAAATAA
- a CDS encoding iron chaperone, which yields MKNKSESVDDYISEFPEDIQKILKKLRKTILEIAPEAEESISYGMPAYKTSGKPLVYFAGYKKHVRFLCNSKRTCKICPGTFAVQTRKRFGAVSFKSANTI from the coding sequence ATGAAAAATAAATCTGAAAGTGTTGATGATTATATTTCGGAATTTCCTGAAGATATTCAGAAAATACTAAAAAAACTGCGGAAAACAATCCTCGAAATTGCCCCGGAAGCAGAAGAAAGTATAAGCTACGGAATGCCGGCATACAAAACATCTGGCAAGCCGCTTGTTTATTTTGCGGGCTACAAAAAACATGTTAGGTTTTTATGCAACTCCAAGCGGACATGCAAAATTTGCCCGGGAACTTTCGCAGTACAAACAAGGAAAAGGTTCGGTGCAGTTTCCTTTAAATCGGCCAATACCATTTAA
- a CDS encoding YdeI/OmpD-associated family protein, whose translation MQKYPGKGGWTYAEIPEILQNKNNPFGWVKVKGSIDGFELKNYKLMPMGNGKLFLPVKAQIRKEIKKKAGDFVHIILFADDLPYKIPHEIQECLLNEPKEIAERFFNFSEGEQKAYIDWIYAAKTIKTKTHRIITMMERLQQNLKFYD comes from the coding sequence ATGCAAAAGTATCCAGGCAAAGGCGGCTGGACTTATGCCGAAATTCCGGAAATACTACAAAACAAAAACAATCCGTTTGGCTGGGTAAAAGTAAAGGGTTCAATTGATGGCTTTGAACTGAAAAACTACAAACTTATGCCCATGGGAAACGGCAAACTTTTTTTACCGGTAAAAGCGCAAATCAGAAAAGAAATCAAAAAAAAAGCGGGTGATTTTGTGCATATCATTCTCTTTGCCGATGATCTTCCATATAAAATACCCCATGAGATTCAGGAATGTTTGCTGAATGAACCAAAAGAAATTGCAGAACGTTTTTTCAACTTTTCTGAAGGAGAACAAAAAGCCTACATCGACTGGATTTACGCTGCCAAAACCATAAAAACCAAAACACATCGAATTATTACCATGATGGAGCGTTTGCAGCAAAACCTGAAATTTTATGATTAA